The following coding sequences are from one Bacteroidota bacterium window:
- a CDS encoding FAD-binding oxidoreductase translates to MPFDMSAQDEFKPSSFFEYILTYHRGLFATIFLLPVSVVYSFYLNTRNRIVFLMHSAPAKHTERVKRVQQQMMDWAKEGSEQKLCTARSGWFTMSDSVPGYKQTHRNISVNLHDILDVNEQHRVVRVEPLATMGQITATLNPLGWTLPVVPELDDLTVGGLINGFGVESSSHKYGLFQFICESFEIVTADGTVAQCSKNENVALFYAIPWSHGTLGFLVSATLKIIPAKKYVKLHYQPVYSLDELTELFERESRGTEKNQFVEALMYGQNSAVVMTGVLTDERNDDTPINSIGYFWKPFFYRHAEKYLLKKKTGYEYIPLRDYYHRHTRGLFWEMESIIPFSNQSLFRYLLGWSLPPKIPLLKYTETETTRRLRDTYHVVQDMLMPMVHLKKSLLYFHEQYNIYPIWLSPMAIYDNEKQAGFIHPYQLADGSKDPMFVDVGAYGNPMKRPFDGLSALRELEKFVIENKGYQALYAKTLMSREQFRTMFDHSDYDKLREELPLCTHAFNEVYDKVSSKARLAPVDARRGKV, encoded by the coding sequence GTTTCTGTAGTTTATAGTTTCTATCTCAACACACGCAATCGAATAGTGTTCCTGATGCATAGTGCGCCTGCCAAACATACTGAGCGGGTGAAGCGGGTGCAACAACAAATGATGGATTGGGCAAAAGAAGGTTCTGAACAGAAACTTTGTACCGCCCGTTCCGGATGGTTCACCATGAGCGATTCGGTGCCTGGCTATAAACAGACTCACCGCAATATCTCCGTGAATCTGCATGATATACTGGATGTGAATGAACAGCACCGGGTGGTGCGTGTAGAGCCTCTAGCCACTATGGGACAAATAACCGCTACGCTCAATCCGTTAGGATGGACGCTTCCGGTAGTGCCCGAACTGGATGATTTGACTGTCGGTGGTTTGATTAACGGCTTTGGCGTGGAAAGCAGCAGCCACAAGTACGGCCTATTTCAATTCATCTGCGAATCGTTTGAAATCGTGACGGCAGATGGAACCGTGGCGCAGTGCAGCAAAAATGAGAACGTCGCTTTGTTCTATGCCATTCCCTGGAGCCACGGCACGCTGGGATTCTTGGTCTCTGCCACACTAAAAATCATTCCGGCAAAGAAGTATGTCAAATTGCATTATCAACCCGTCTATTCTTTGGATGAACTGACTGAACTATTTGAACGCGAAAGCCGCGGCACTGAAAAGAACCAGTTTGTAGAAGCATTAATGTATGGACAGAATTCTGCCGTGGTGATGACCGGTGTGTTGACCGATGAACGAAATGATGATACTCCAATAAATTCGATTGGCTATTTCTGGAAGCCTTTCTTCTATCGCCATGCAGAAAAATATTTGCTGAAAAAGAAAACGGGATACGAATACATTCCGCTGCGAGACTATTACCACCGGCATACACGCGGTTTGTTTTGGGAAATGGAAAGCATCATTCCGTTTAGCAATCAATCCTTGTTCCGATATCTGTTGGGATGGTCTTTGCCGCCCAAAATCCCTTTATTGAAATATACCGAAACAGAAACCACCCGCCGCCTGCGCGATACATACCATGTGGTGCAGGATATGCTCATGCCTATGGTCCATCTCAAAAAGTCTTTACTGTACTTTCACGAACAATACAATATTTACCCTATCTGGCTTTCTCCCATGGCGATCTATGACAACGAAAAACAGGCGGGTTTCATCCATCCATATCAGTTGGCGGATGGAAGCAAAGACCCCATGTTTGTGGATGTGGGCGCTTATGGCAACCCCATGAAACGCCCTTTTGACGGTCTGAGTGCTTTGCGCGAACTGGAGAAATTTGTGATAGAAAATAAGGGGTATCAGGCGCTTTATGCAAAGACCTTAATGAGCCGCGAACAGTTTCGCACCATGTTTGACCATAGCGATTATGACAAACTGCGCGAAGAACTGCCTCTATGCACCCATGCTTTTAATGAAGTGTATGATAAAGTTTCATCCAAGGCAAGACTCGCACCGGTAGATGCGAGAAGGGGAAAGGTTTAG